From the Cryptomeria japonica chromosome 2, Sugi_1.0, whole genome shotgun sequence genome, one window contains:
- the LOC131873684 gene encoding uncharacterized protein LOC131873684 isoform X1, protein MTITVNINNKLIDTFLPQLLPGASVRLTKFTVKKKSQYERGDADYCIQLTAKTTIESIDKVCKKQKLTPDTTISQLIHSPNNYSIGTLGVLVASQNQEPNEFQLQVKDGELPSDTATLTVPKVHTNSYATLERLLTSARPPLLLLKNVVRGNTRGSSDIRSSLSTYIDELNDEYTKGFLQTLASSNLQVAGTLKTKNVYLPPYQPLCNLCHSIVSAAHMSANNTAHCTTCASTTTFAYQHYLQCTIETEDGTINCNLHTKLLQQNFPELTKITFENYKQNISATIYLMCKFEIRGTFTIAMNNSIIAIAQEASSVILCKPLFCIATI, encoded by the exons ATGACTATAACAGTAAACATCAACAATAAATTAATAGACACCTTTTTGCCCCAGTTATTGCCTGGGGCAAGTGTGCGCTTAACAAAATTCACAGTGAAGAAAAAATCACAATATGAGAGAGGAGATGCTGATTACTGTATCCAGCTAACTGCTAAAACAACAATTGAAAGTATTGATAAAGTATGCAAGAAACAAAAGCTAACACCTGATACAACCATTTCGCAATTAATCCACTCACCAAACAACTATTCAATTGGAACACTAGGCGTCCTTGTAGCATCTCAAAATCAAGAACCAAACGAATTTCAACTACAGGTCAAAGATGGAGAATTGCCATCTGATACAGCTACT CTAACAGTTCCAAAAGTCCATACCAATTCCTATGCCACCTTGGAAAGGCTCCTGACTTCAGCAAGACCACCACTTCTTCTCCTAAAAAATGTTGTCCGCGGCAACACAAGAGGATCAAGTGACATTAGATCAAGTCTCTCCACCTACATTGATGAATTGAATGACGAATACACCAAAGGTTTCTTGCAAACACTTGCTTCCTCCAATTTGCAG GTTGCTGGAACATTGAAAACAAAAAACGTGTACCTACCACCATACCAGCCACTTTGCAACTTGTGCCATAGCATAGTTTCTGCAGCTCACATGTCAGCGAACAACACTGCTCACTGCACCACATGTGCATCAACCACGACTTTTGCATACCAACACTACTTGCAATGCACAATTGAAACTGAAGATGGAACTATTAACTGCAACTTACACACCAAACTCTTGCAACAAAACTTTCCTGAGCTCACAAAAATAACATTTGAAAATTATAAGCAAAACATATCTGCAACTATCTACCTCATGTGCAAGTTTGAGATACGAGGAACATTCACAATTGCCATGAACAATTCCATCATTGCCATTGCACAAGAAGCGAGCAGTGTAATTTTATGCAAACCACTCTTCTGCATTGCTACAATCTAA
- the LOC131873684 gene encoding uncharacterized protein LOC131873684 isoform X2 — protein MTITVNINNKLIDTFLPQLLPGASVRLTKFTVKKKSQYERGDADYCIQLTAKTTIESIDKVCKKQKLTPDTTISQLIHSPNNYSIGTLGVLVASQNQEPNEFQLQVKDGELPSDTATLTVPKVHTNSYATLERLLTSARPPLLLLKNVVRGNTRGSSDIRSSLSTYIDELNDEYTKGFLQTLASSNLQVAGTLKTKNVYLPPYQPLCNLCHSIVSAAHMSANNTAHCTTCASTTTFAYQHYLQCTIETEDGTINCNLHTKLLQQNFPELTKITFENYKQNISATIYLMCKFEIRGTFTIAMNNSIIAIAQEASSSV, from the exons ATGACTATAACAGTAAACATCAACAATAAATTAATAGACACCTTTTTGCCCCAGTTATTGCCTGGGGCAAGTGTGCGCTTAACAAAATTCACAGTGAAGAAAAAATCACAATATGAGAGAGGAGATGCTGATTACTGTATCCAGCTAACTGCTAAAACAACAATTGAAAGTATTGATAAAGTATGCAAGAAACAAAAGCTAACACCTGATACAACCATTTCGCAATTAATCCACTCACCAAACAACTATTCAATTGGAACACTAGGCGTCCTTGTAGCATCTCAAAATCAAGAACCAAACGAATTTCAACTACAGGTCAAAGATGGAGAATTGCCATCTGATACAGCTACT CTAACAGTTCCAAAAGTCCATACCAATTCCTATGCCACCTTGGAAAGGCTCCTGACTTCAGCAAGACCACCACTTCTTCTCCTAAAAAATGTTGTCCGCGGCAACACAAGAGGATCAAGTGACATTAGATCAAGTCTCTCCACCTACATTGATGAATTGAATGACGAATACACCAAAGGTTTCTTGCAAACACTTGCTTCCTCCAATTTGCAG GTTGCTGGAACATTGAAAACAAAAAACGTGTACCTACCACCATACCAGCCACTTTGCAACTTGTGCCATAGCATAGTTTCTGCAGCTCACATGTCAGCGAACAACACTGCTCACTGCACCACATGTGCATCAACCACGACTTTTGCATACCAACACTACTTGCAATGCACAATTGAAACTGAAGATGGAACTATTAACTGCAACTTACACACCAAACTCTTGCAACAAAACTTTCCTGAGCTCACAAAAATAACATTTGAAAATTATAAGCAAAACATATCTGCAACTATCTACCTCATGTGCAAGTTTGAGATACGAGGAACATTCACAATTGCCATGAACAATTCCATCATTGCCATTGCACAAGAAGCGAGCAGT AGTGTATAA
- the LOC131078889 gene encoding uncharacterized protein LOC131078889: MAMGETGSLSMTIATLSILAFCFGIVAENKKPASGTPIPGKGIVICKYPSDPTILLGSLSIILSFLTSVSGVVAIIYPYKGKSVPAHALKTTNLMVFFVIATVVSFVSQALMTWTIITESLHRSQNVHHDLTTLCPTAKTGLYGGAAFLALDAGLFWLICQMLALNARSDYEYDDEEDIKGQYGQVTATDYNPIQPGV, translated from the exons ATGGCTATGGGTGAGACCGGGAGTCTTTCAATGACTATTGCAACACTCAGTATTTTAGCTTTTTGCTTTGGAATTGTGGCCGAgaacaagaag CCTGCTTCTGGAACCCCTATCCCAGGAAAGGGGATTGTCATTTGCAAATACCCTTCTGATCCAACCATTCTATTGGGCAGCTTGTCAATCATATTATCGTTCTTAACATCTGTGTCTGGGGTTGTAGCTATAATTTATCCTTACAAAGGGAAATCAGTTCCTGCACATGCTTTGAAGACCACCAATTTGATGGTATTTTTCGTTATCGCCAC GGTTGTCTCCTTTGTTTCGCAAGCCCTTATGACGTGGACTATAATTACAGAGAGTCTACATCGATCACAAAATGTACACCATGATCTAACAACACTGTGCCCAACTGCAAAGACTGGCTTATACGGTGGAGCTGCCTTCCTGGCTTTAGATGCAGGTTTGTTTTGGCTAATATGCCAAATGCTTGCACTTAATGCAAGGTCAGACtatgaatatgatgatgaagaagatataaAAGGTCAGTATGGGCAGGTAACGGCAACAGATTATAATCCAATCCAACCTGGGGTTTGA